Part of the Gigantopelta aegis isolate Gae_Host chromosome 15, Gae_host_genome, whole genome shotgun sequence genome is shown below.
tcggcccctactactctttttctagactttacattgctttataatgataccatctcgtatcctccggagtcgggcccgtccgcaccactataccaacccatgacgactggactataccctagtctgatactctactcgttcagacggatccggcttctcaagatctgtatttcagcacagcacaccttcaacgtctatcaactgtcaatctaggggttttcttgacgggatgcaacccatctcgtccctttaagctgtgcacccaacaggccttaacgaggccactcgcgtggacatatcgatcggactttaaacgtttagatatgcgttcaaaattttatgtcgaaattacttcttttttgtaatattattaaatagtccgatcctctcttctttctcttatttaattttggactgtccttctaaaatgctccaaattatataaatattcggccgagcagtcaattcttttttatttttggcttgtaacctttttctttttttatttattctattaacgtttttactaattgctattttcaaaattctgcccattttcaacccccccccccctccatcccgagtcagggcaccgatcttatcagaggtcagactcgggatgggcgtgttcgaaaccctagtggtatatgggcacgttaaactagttatcatcatcatcaaagagaatgctttgttgtctaacaggatgctaagagatctttgtgaattaggcccctagctccgtattcataaacgtacttaagtcagtgtatgatacttatttgtgtactttaagtatgtatttaggtatcatacattgacttaagtacgtttatgaatacggagcctgatCTGTAACTCTACCCGATAAAACTACACACAAAATGTCAGGTAACTATGAtgcactgtgaaaaaaagtacacAAGACCACCATATGTGGGATTGTTGTAATCAATTCAATGACCATACTTCTGCGAAAAAAAAGGCAAATCCTCAAGCTTGACCTGCAAGTGTACAAGGTAAAGTCGTGCTAACTTCAAGTGTCATAACAGTAAAACCTCAAACATATCAAACCTGATTTTTACCTTtacgtgataaagctatatacagaATATCACCTCAAAAAATGTCCGGaaactattataaaataactttaaaaaagaaaaacaagagcacaaacaaacaataacaaataaataaataaataaataagtaaaataaataaatgaaataaaaaataaaataaaaaataaaataaagataaaatgaaatgacccccccccccccccccaccccccccccctcccccaaaaaaaccccacccccaacaacaaccccacaaaaaccccaaaacaatataatacaaaataaatataaataaataattcttcATACAGTTGACAAAACCACTGGTAATAACTGACTTACTTAGTATcatgcataatatattatgatgtGGCACACAGCTAGAGAAATCCATGCTGATCTACACCGGTTTAGAACAACGCGGCCCGCGCCACCCAGGCAAACAGTGGCAGACGTAATTACCATACGGAGCTTCTTTTCTGTTTGCAAATCCATCCGTCTTCTGCTCAAACGTATTCACGAACTTTATCGAGTCCTTTCGTGAAAGATCATCGAAGCTCGTAAAGTTTGTACGTGTGAATTCGGTATTTTTCGTCGGCACCTTTTGTGCAGCATCGGCATATTCCGTCCACTTCATTCGTACATCATCGGCATATTCCGTCCATGGCTTCCTGCAAGCGATTTTGTTGTTTTGCCTCAAATGCTGCTGCGTCATGGCTTCGTAATCTTTACGTACGCACCGACCGTGACCACTGCAGTGTTCTCTGTAGCACGATGTCGTAAAAGCCGTCAATTTCACGACAAACGGACCGAGTACGGTCTTGATATACGTCTGAAGTTTGTGGCATTCGTCTTTGAGGTGAAACAGGGAAGAACTGCCCCACAAAACGACCCCGGACGCCCCCATGTCCGCCGGTTCTTTGATGGAAATATCGAGATCTTGCTACAACAGAAAGATAAACAAAATTCTGAGTATAAATTTAGTCTGGGAAAAATGCCGGATGTTGCGGAAATGTCCGATGTTTaccgaatggttaggtcaaactacccgatgggtcgaacactctCGAACACTGACGGGATTCAATTGTATATGCATATTTTACCAACCTGTGTAAAAGTATATTATCTAAGCGTTGACATGACtactatataaaagaaaaagaaagttaaaagtCGATTTGTGACTACTgattagataggaaacccgcaacatttttccaatagtagcaacagatcttttatatgcaccatcccagacaggatagcacataccatgacatttgatataccagacatggtgcactggctggagcgagaaatagccaaatggttccaccaacggggatcgatcctaaaccaacagcacatcaggcaagcgctttaccgctgTGCTTCGTTCCGCCCTCACATTTGTTTATGAACAATGAACAATTGCTGTTCTTTtgaatgtttggggtttttttgtcttttttttgggggggggggggggggtctagttttagttttaaaatcatttgtgtgattttttgtttgtgcttTTATTTTCTAAAGCCACATTACCTCATCGAAGAAAACCTTCTTAACCTGGCACATGCTGTAAGGCATTATGGGTCGGTAGAGTTCGTTAAATTTCGCCTGTACTCGGAGGGTTTCGTTGATCTGCCGTCGGACATATTCGACCCGTGGTTTGCGGGGTATAGTCGGGTTTGTGTAGATGCGAGGGAAAAGACCGGCACTTGTTTTGAACAACCAACCaattctgtaaaacaaacaaagacaagttatacatacattttcaaagttcGTGTTATCTTCAAAAAGGCAATACAGTTTGCAAGTTTGTACGTATATAgttatatagatagataaataactagtttaacgtgcgtATATACTACTAGGTTTTCGAAGACGCCCATTCAAAGTCCGACCTCCGAAAAGATTGGTGGCTTGActggggggggcgggggggggggggcgggggacGAGTTCAAAATGGGCAGAATTGtgaaaaatagcaattagtaaaaaagttaatagaataaaaaaaaagttacaaccaaaatataaaaagaattaactcctcggccgaatatttatataatttggagcattttagatggacggtccaaaataaataagagaaagaagagaggatcggactatttaataatattaaaaaaatgtaattttgacaaaaatttgaacgaaggtctaaatgtttaaagtccgatctatatgtccacgtgagtggccgcGTTAAGGCcattagggtgcacagcttgtgggaacgagatgggttgcatcccaagaaaacccctagattgacaggtGTAGTTCTGTGTTGAAATACAGAGTTttagtccaaaaataaaattagagtgctcggtcgaaaaggttttaaggtgatttgagcaatttggACGGGctatcaaaaataaagtttgttggactatttagaaaaaaactaaaacattttttaattacagctaaaatgtttataaagtccgactaagcccttGCTTAGAGGCAAAGTTcttggaggttggcctacggcgaactgatgagcggGGAACCGGCAAAGGctgggatgaagtgcttccatctctggtcggcgaggatggtgatgaactccggtagtcgttgccgaaaagagCCTTGACAGTCCTGTgcatggtgtggctatccatctctctaaccaggactgcttgtcggtagactccttctcggcgctgagttagtaccaaccccgtcttgccggctgtagatttgatggtgtgtagctcgtaagcgcttccatcaggcaaTTGTTGTagctctggttccactagtgcgcccatcagtgatgcctGATACCCCTGCACGAAtttgtccccctgcacgaacttcaggaagccggacctgattttccctatctgaactttccagacggcttccgagtcggagggggacggtgctGGTGAAGGTGGAGACCTTGCCTTGTCAGGCTGGTTGCTCGGGTGAGCGACGGCCTTTCTCTTCGCAACGGCTCCTGCCCGAACCGCTACCTTCCGAACTGGCGAGActggtgac
Proteins encoded:
- the LOC121390151 gene encoding hyaluronidase A-like; protein product: MRFLLLLLCVGLGSSSQNSENSDGCTAPFLIADKPFVVVWNVPSFVCRNVEFNLTEWGIVTNKDDRFMGGEITLFYHLGDWPYFYKNGSAHNGGIPQVANRKRHYENVVSRIREVIPNKHFDGLAVIDFEAWRPLFGQNFDALFIYKQRSVDLVKSRFPSWTNKTQIWNEAAREFENAARLFMEGTLQLSRYLRPDGKWGYYGFPRCYGASPSHLTCNNPSTSKANDKIGWLFKTSAGLFPRIYTNPTIPRKPRVEYVRRQINETLRVQAKFNELYRPIMPYSMCQVKKVFFDEQDLDISIKEPADMGASGVVLWGSSSLFHLKDECHKLQTYIKTVLGPFVVKLTAFTTSCYREHCSGHGRCVRKDYEAMTQQHLRQNNKIACRKPWTEYADDVRMKWTEYADAAQKVPTKNTEFTRTNFTSFDDLSRKDSIKFVNTFEQKTDGFANRKEAPYGNYVCHCLPGWRGPRCSKPV